DNA sequence from the Centroberyx gerrardi isolate f3 chromosome 22, fCenGer3.hap1.cur.20231027, whole genome shotgun sequence genome:
tttagcagtgaagttagctagctagttacccactagctagctacctaggctagattcTGGTAGCTAGTGGGCCAAATTatcttaaaatgtgaatttatgcCTCTGGATtcttccatttgtttctaatatgtttttctgtggggaatctgtgaaattatAAAGTTTGTCTGATTCTTTGATGCTTTTTCAGGTCGTTTCCCACCTCGAGTGTGACGTaggttcaaaatggccgccgtgggaATAAAGTATATGGGGAAAAACATATCTTATGCAATGGGTGTATGTCCtctagcagtgtgtgtgtgtgtgtgtgtgtgtgtgtgtgtgtgaatgcttaTGTACAGCATGTGGGTGCGTCAGTTACCTGTCTGCCAGTTGGACTGGCCGGCGTATGAAAGGGCGTGATTGGTGTGGAGGTCGGCGTGGAGACGGGCCTTGTGTTCCCATTGGTCAGGGTGGTGGAGGTCTTGGCTGACGTGGTGGCGTTGCCGTGCgttacagaggaagaagaagagaagggaagcgAGGCGGTGCTGGCTacagcaggggaggaggaagaggaggaggatgaggagggggaggaggaagaggcggagCTTGGGGTTTGTGTTGTGGGAGAAGCGGGCGTTTTGGAGATGCTCGTCGGCGAGGGGAGGATGGGGCGGGAGTACGTGCGGAGGGTGGGGCTGGCGGTGGAGGTGAGCTTAGGTGGCGCGGGGATGAGCATGTGGGGAGACGGAGCGCCGCTGGCCGCCGGCGCCGCCGCTTTGGGGCCGTGTgacgtggagagagagggggcgggggtgaggggggggcgggggggaggaggaggtgggggtcaGCGTGGGCGGGGGGGAGTCCAGCAGCGTGGGGTTGGGGGTGAGacgaggaggggtgggggtgacGGGGGCGGAGGAGCTGGCCGTGGcggtggagggggcggggccagtcTGAGGGCTGGTCCCATTGGTGGGCTCGCcgtgctctgattggctctgcCGAACCAGCTCTCTGTCCATCCTTCAGCACTTTAGCACACTGTAGGAGAGaggtggatagatagatagatagagagagagagagagagagagagagagagagagagagagagagagatagatagatagatagatagatagatagatagattattaCACTTGAAaagggaataataataataataataataataataataataacaataataaactttatttatagagcacttttcaaaaccaaagttacAAAATGCTTCACAAGGAACAAGTGCGAGGAAGAAAGCATGTAgagcaaaataaaaactgaaggtaatgtaaaaataaacacagcaaagagataaaaagacaaacaaatgacaataaataaatcaaaatcttATAGAAATGTTTAAATTCAATAATGAATGAGGCAACTTGGCTAAAATCAGACGAGGATTAAAGGTAAGCTTTTCAATAAAAGTTTGTTTTGagaagttatttttttttttttgaaatattatctcatggtatcactataatatttcaataatattcctgtagggacttcTATATCGTTATGGTGAGATTTCTATAGTATCCTACTAAAATGTATCATAGAGTTACTATAGTAAcaggcaacatgtgcaacattGCAGCAACTTATTGACAGTGAACAGACAGATTCAATAGGAGTTTCATTCTGCTTTTCATTCGGGCTTCATCTGAGAAACATGTCAGTATGCCGGGCATGGTTTTATTTGGCTAcaacagtggttcccaaagtggggtccggggaacCCCGGGGGTCCCAGGCGGGTTCCTGCGGGTCCCCCGGCAAAATGAGGATTGTTTAACTTCACTACAATGTAATTCACTagatcccaattagagaattaATGAGAATCATTATCGCCACCTATAGAGTTCACAATTACATAGGCTAGTACAGCTCTAAATCACCAGCGAAAACATAAATATTCCCATATGGAGACTAAATCGTATCAAAACAGGGGTTCGTGGCCTCATGGGTGTTCACATGGGGGGTCCTTGAAAATGTGCGAGCACCCCTGGGCTCCAGACCCCGCTGGTCCTGCACTGTCAGCAGCCTGTACTCAGCTAAATCCACGCACCATCACCACGCAAGCAGGTGCCACTCCACGCACACCGGGCAGATGCTGACATCTGGCCCGCAGCCTGTATGTCGCTCCCGTGTCGGCTCACAGACGACGGCGACGGCAATTAGTAACACTGAGCGCTGATGGCAATTAGGCCTGCGATCATGCATGTGactataaaaaataaagatggaGACAGGCCTTCACAGTGAACAAGTCTCACGATAATAACATTTTAACAAACAGGAGGGGGGTATTCTCATCTCCACGTTCTGCGTAAAGCTCTCTGGTCACCTACCTCCCGAAATCAGCGGCGTCCTGCAGCTTATTCTCTGTATCGCACATCCAACAGCGTTTGCATGTTTATAAAAGTCTGTTACTGTATCTGATCAACggattttggcttttttttttccagggtcGACAGCTGAAATGGGCGTGTGTAAACCTCACTTCCTAGTCTGACAGCGCAGAGGTTGAAGTGAAGTGCGCGTCACCGTCCCTCAGACAATAATTTCCCAGCCTCACCTCACATTATCTGGCTTCAGGTCTGCAAATAATACAAAGTTGCAATGCAGACAGGCCTGTTTGTGATATGCACGGGCTGCGTGTCGCAGTTTGTTTGGGGTTTCGGGATATCCCGGGCTGCTTTTGCAGAATAGTCCAGAAATTGAACCGCCAGAGGAAAACGTTGCGTCCCTCGCTACAGCACCACCGTACCTGCCGGGTCCGAGTTGGGAATCAGCCCGGCTTGGGGCCACCGTGCAGCGGCTGCGAGGGCCTTGTCAGTCCGCTGGAGAAATGCAACGGGAGGCGGTTTTCACAGCGCGACAGAGGCGAGACAGCACCACTCACAGCACAGGAGGACCAGAcactacgcacacacacacacacacacacgcacacacacacacacacacacacacacacacacaaaactctacaaaactgtgtgtgcgtcagtgtgcgtgcgtgtgcgtgtgcgtgtcagGGCAGGGAACATGgcttttaaataaaaacatccaaGAGCCTGTAACACATCTGTAGTTGGTCTAATTTGGATTTgtaaatgtaggctatgtgtgtgcGACAAAATACACGATaatacttaataataataataataataataataatatttctataggaaCTTTAGTGTATCTGCAGTACTCAgtggtgagtttatagtgaccttatatATGGTATtgttatctcctatggtattcctataatattcctataggaatattcgTTGTATAGCATCCTTCTAAAATGGATTATAGGATTGATGTAGTTCTTTTTCGTtagggtgtgtctgtgtgtgcatgggcaCGGGAGAATgtctaaaacataaaataaccAATATCTAGGCTTATATAAATGATTAATAAGCTTTTATAGGTCTGGTCATGTGATTGGTGTAGTATTGCATGTCAGTAATCGGATCAGCTGCCAGTGGACGGACATACTGGCCAACAGACAGGATTTAACGTTGAGCTGTGCGCCTCGCACACATACTGTCAACAAAGTAAAGTGCGTCAGATAGTTTAATCTGCAGCTGCGTCAAGTtagccacacacagacagtacaaTACCGGAAATTGGtcgattttgccttcaaaataaagcgTAAAATGTTCAGATTGGCTGCGGTTGGATACACATTtttcggaggcagagctgctctttaactcaaccaatgagattatttctgcctccagagctgctctgccaagaaatgtttgtataactgaaAACGAAAAAAGAAGGtttgaaacaaataaaacaacaaaagaatcATAAATAGACTATTGGGATGTATAGAACAACAAAGAGTATTCTTACAACATATATTGAGAACATTAGCTAAATAGCATTATGGTGCATTCAAATCTACTATGTGCAcagacattgttgaaaatccagCCTAGACCAGGTAAAACTGGGGGTCTGAGCTGTGTTTTGATGGTACTGCTGATCTTACTGTAAACTGGGCAGAGATGGTCTGATGCTGGTTAAAGTGGTAGCCTAAATGACAACACTGATGCTGGTCCAGACCAGGATAAAAGTGCCCACAATATATTTTCACCTGCAAACAGTTTGGCTGGTCAAGGCTGTTTTCTTCAGCAGGAGCTACCTGTCTCTGGAGCCACATGCCATACCTTAGCCTAAATGAGTCCAAATTTAACTTGTAGTTTTTGTGATTAAAATGGAGAGGAACGTTCAAACAAAAATTGTCCGAAAATTATGTGGAAGCTATAtctgcaaaaacaacaaacaaaaaacaacaacaaacaaacaaacaaacacatcagcaTTTAGGATTGATGTGTGCTCTACACTGTGTGCATCTGGTGACGTATGTCTAATGATTTATCACATTTACCAAATCATAGTATTTTCTCAGTCATCAGTAATTGCTCCATTTAGAAAATAGTCAAGAAatagtcaaaataaagaaattttAGTTTTTGATGGCAAATATACTAGGCCTATTAAATGCATGGATTTTTCCATAAAGTTTAATTAATTGACGCCCAGGGGATTGAACAGTAAAAATGCTAAAGGTGAGTGGACTGCCTGTTCAttattaaagaaaagaaaatacaagaaTTTTCATTTAGTCTACAAGACTTCTCCTTAAACatagggcttttattttgaaaggtcCGACCAGAAGTTCTATTTTCTATTCTGCCGGCTTGACACTGGCGTTGTTAAGGTACATGTTCCTTAGCTACCACCTCATTTTAACATCATTGCAGACGAAAAGGTGaggttttacattttagtatcaAGGTTTATTAACAGAAAAAGATAACGAGAGAAGATGACACACCTCATCCATATATCACATGTTAGGTGAGGGCGCAATacccggagagagagagtttgtgtaggttctttttatttggaaaaaatgCCAGCATCGAAGGTTATCAAGCCGCGACCAGTGGAGACGACAACAAAGTTGTTGGAGAAAAGCAAACCGGTGAAAACAAAACCGGCAAACCGAGCAGAAAGTGAACTCAAAGTGCCCGCTGTGCGTAAAAGCCGGGCGGCGAGCTGCCCAAGATGTCCGCAGAGCAACAGGTGTGAAGGAGTCAAACAGCAGAGCGCAGCCTCCAAAGCCAGGTGTGAGAGGAGAGCCAGGTCCACTTGCACCGCTCCCAAACCGCCTGGGAACTGTCCCAAAACCAGCCCGACCTGCCCGAAGACCACCAGTCCTACGAAACATGGAGCCGTCACCTCCAAACCTGGAGAAACCCAGAGGGAGCAGCGGACAGACAGAGCCAAGATGCAGTGTGCAAATCAGAGGTGAGGAATGATTGATTTGTCTAACATCAGATAAAAGTTGGGTCCCATATAAGGAGACCCAGGGGTCGTTGGGTCCTCAAAAAATGAGGAACAGTTCAATGTGACTGTTTCATTCACTGTAAATTAGAAAAGTAAGAAAATCCTCAGCTACAGTAGTTATGTATTTCTAAATTAAATGATACCAATTAGGGTTAGACATATTGGTTTGACGATATATGGaaccgatattggccttttattaaatatcagatatcactgttatccacctctgatatgatggaggttcctccctgaacacagctacagagaaacactcttttattttaaacatttggtttattcatttaattgttcaataatgatTATGTAAATTAggttaaaggcagtaatgtctcccacaGTTtatctaccattgaataggtgtgatGTGTCACTCTGCTTTAaacagctgctgacactaaaatcatttcatcagtctgggtttcagtggagagttttagtgtcccatgatggtctgaatgctgtttcagaggcttttccaccctgatgagaagaaaactctgcggggaaacactgaatacgtgtactttttagcatgaaaatggaaaaatggaaagatattgaatatcagcacagaaTAACAGCCCAAACCCCATAGTGGTTGAAGCCTCATACCAATATCCTGTCAGGTGGACAAAATTTAATTACAATTGGTATCCATGGTGTAATGTGTATCTGTTTGGAGGTGCTTGACATGAAGAGGTCTGGGAACCTCCTGCCAGGTAGTCCTGCAGGATCTAGCTTTACACTGCTGTGTCTGGACCATCTGTTGCAGCGGCTTAATCCCACACGCTTTACCACCTGCAGGCATGACAGGCAGGTAGGCAGGGGAACGCTGTAAACATCCAGGAACAAACACATGCAGCCTCCTGAAAGTCAGTAGCAGGAACGTGAGGATTTAGCAGAGACAGTTTTTGAGATTGGACTTCAACCAGGAGCCACAAACTGTGCAGGCAGGAGGGAACTTCATACAGGAGCAGGGAACACTTAAAATTAGTATAACATTTATTCAGATTTATCCAGATTTGGATAACATGATGCTGTCTAGTGTTTTAATGTtgcatgttaaactgtgtggttGTAATTCTTAATCTACCATGTTAACCTCCACACCAACAAATGctccccctccaaccccccgcCACAGCAGTGTCCATCTTTCCCAAAGTTCATGTTCAAGTTTATTAGAAAGCAACATGGCTTAAAAACATGAGTAGAGACGCCTCTAGGCTAGCTCTCACCTGGCACCAGTCAGCTAAAAGCTTCCATATTTGCTCTTTATCTTACAATGCAAATGACCCAATCAAATGGAGTCTAACGGTCTAACGGTGTTTTGATCGCAGCCAGAACCTGCCTGACCTGACTGTGGGGCTGTAAGAGGGGCCACAGTgggcagattgtagttttagttttgcaaatgtttactggaggcagaaataatctgattgggtGAGTTAAACCTTAGtaggcggagccaaagaaccacagtttttctggttaAGAAACTTAAGACTAAAGCCAAGTGAAAAGATTttatattatgaagcctagcgctgaACAAAAATAATTTAACCATATTTAACCATAATAagttatctaggtaagctagttagccagttgctgaccttcaacatcatgatgcctggtcatgaatgagtgaaaaaataaatcattgctgtttatattttttatttaaattttgacCAGTTCATtaccattcaagtttgccagttagttAACTTCCACTCTGATAAACTGTGGTtccttggctccgcccactgaggtttcatttatttctgcctctgagaaatgtttgcagagCTAAATCTCTGCATGGCAGAcactgctcactcactgtaagtcgtTCTGGAGAAGAGCAtcaactaaatgcctaaatgtcAATGTAACCTGACAGAGATGATGAACCAGACTGTGTTTATTCTCTGTTTCAGTCACAAAGCGTTCACAGTCATCCCCCCGAACCccaagaaaaggaaagagatcCAGAAAAGTGAGTGGTCAAGTTCACTTTCCATCTGTGGTGTGTTAGCTTGATTGAATCCAAATGGGATCTGTCCTCATTGTCCTCTCATGCGTGACataattgtattatttgttgttgttgattctgGTGAGTTTTGcagctgcagtaaaaaaaaacaaaaaaatagctGAGCATCCCAgcattttgtggctttgtgaCGTGAGGATAACACATCATCTGTACCATGGTTgttagcattttcttttttaattcagtAACACGTTAACATGTAATAACTTTGTTGTGTCATGTCTACTCACATTATATCATGCATATTAAGAACAGAACGATTGCAATTGggatccaaaaatcccattcatttttgccagatgaaaagaaaagatcCAGGTAGAAtccaaaaaaatgacactgaaaaacaacactTGAAGGGACAGTTGTTCATATTAGCCTgattgtttgaatgtgtgttgtgtgatgtgtgacAGACTTCTTTGTGATTGGTTGAGCAGAGGCAGAGGCGGAGCTTGCTGCTCTGGAGGAGCTGAGGCTGAGCAGAGCGATGGGCTACGTGTCCATCAACCCCAGCAGTgttggtgagacacacacacacacacacacgcacacacacgcacacacacacacacacacacacacacacacacacacagagaaacttTATCATGTTCAATATGTTTAATGTGTCCTgttttgtgtacgtgtgtgtgtgtgtgtgtgtgtgtgtgtgtgtgtgtggtgtgtgtgtgtgtctgtgggtgttaAAGGTGGCTGTATGAGTCTGGAGGAAGTGCGGttgaagcagcagcaggaaaTGATGCAGgccaggagaaaacagaaacaggtgtgacaacacatttacattcacacttTACATTTCAGGTATACAGCGTACACGGCTACATACAgcgttttaacatcaataaatcatcaccacattcattttgagacattagtataattaccgtaaacagaCCAGCCCATCAGtgagcagcctgtcagcctctatcagcctctactctgcatcctcaattgtttctccacctggtggatctggagggaaatctgctggatcgctttacggcacaaaacaggaagaggttctgttcttccagagcaaacggagctaaagctgaaagagtttctggcagcagatggtggaaggagggaaaggaagatggagaaatcacttccaacatgttgatcctcttcagtaaagacaaagagaaacatttTGAGGAGGCAAAGGGCTTTATGGGaaatttagtttttattttgagGAACACTATAACAATAGGTGtcagatagaggcgaccaatcttCTCCACCATGCTCctatttgtttacagtcattagaccaaggTATCacattaatttgacagtgatatattgaaGTTTAAAAACACTACatacgtagcacctttaagtcgctctatgtaaatgtttgtgatacccacacacacaaatgcatacatacacacacacacacacacacacacacacacacacacacagacatagacagagaaTGAAtcctgtatatttgtgtgttgtTGCAGATGAAGAAGCATGTGATGGAGCCAACAGCCGTACTGATCACCTGAGCATCactcttcttcccttctcttctggCAGCTGAGAGACGTTGTGCAGAGCCATCATAACCACCTGTGCATCAAATACATCACATGTTTTTAAGATGTATTATAATCTATCCAATTGTATCGTCTTCTGATGCAGCAGGAACTGTGTAATTGGTTAGCCTACATTATGTTTTCTGAGGGAAAGTGGTGTTTAAGGAAAATACTGGTGTTTCTGTAAAGTTTGTGCCAGTGATTCAGGTTCCTCTCTACGTcccattcttcttctctggtgtctgcacacggtcagcatagttgcagatatcagcgcttgttttcctcccgtcagaagaagacatttgctgccattcattctcgtccagtatgaaaaacaacttccacagagcgagagaatccatcacaggaaacgTGATGCCTGCTTTTGGTATAATCGaactttgttgttttctccgtatttcattgagctgagttgagtgttttcatctcagccacaggaagaaatggaagtctcctccaggaaataatcctcagaaacactttactgtcacatccatggctTTTGATTTAAGGCGTCTTCGTTAGCCTGGACTGCAGTTCagttcaagctaggtttgacccCGTAAAGTTTGGAGTTTAATCTAATTACATGCTGCAtgtattgcaaaatgattgggggaaatgtgaACTTGACGTAGACAGTAttaaatgggctgtaactctgAATGACACCAGTATTCTCCTTTAGCTGTTCAGGTAGCCGTCAGTTATTTTTCACCTGTGCTGAAGCAATACCACGCAATAAAAGAAACTGAAGTTGTGTGCACTTTGGTAATAACActgcagttctctctctctctctctctctctctctctctctctctctctctctctctctctctctctctctctcccccccgtGTATTCATCTGTTATTCTCTCATCCACCAGTAGAGGTCAGGTCGTGCCTGTTTCAGAGACAACTAGTTAAGTTGCAGGAGGTGCGATGGTGACCATATACTGTGGATGACCGACACAATACACACCCGTTGGctctatattatattatatgatattataggaatatttatAGTGATACCATTGGGCAGAAAAAATAGCACGAAAGACCATAAGGGCATTGTAAACCCATTATTGAGTATCACAGGCACACTACACGTCCCTTTAGGACTATTATAgcaatattacagtgatttttcattagacAGGTTATAATGTTATGGTAGGCTACgtttgtaaaacacacacaaaaggaagCTAAATGTCAGAGTCGAGCTTCTGTCTCAGGCATTCATAATTCATAAAATTTCATACTGACTGAAACGGTCAAatgcgcatgtgtgtgaggTATTGCAATATTTGTAGTCAaagtgcattgtttttttttcagtagccATGACTGTAGTCATACAACGATGCCATTCTAGGACGtcgatgctgccttcaagtggtCCTCCTAAGCTCCTCCGTTTCAGTTCAGCTATTTGTAATATGGTTTATGGTGTATTAAAGTTTGGTaggaaataataacaattaaCCTTGTAGCAACGGTAGACTTGTGgtggttgttgttttattta
Encoded proteins:
- the LOC139919055 gene encoding uncharacterized protein LOC139919055 isoform X1; the encoded protein is MPASKVIKPRPVETTTKLLEKSKPVKTKPANRAESELKVPAVRKSRAASCPRCPQSNRCEGVKQQSAASKARCERRARSTCTAPKPPGNCPKTSPTCPKTTSPTKHGAVTSKPGETQREQRTDRAKMQCANQSHKAFTVIPPNPKKRKEIQKKAEAELAALEELRLSRAMGYVSINPSSVGGCMSLEEVRLKQQQEMMQARRKQKQMKKHVMEPTAVLIT
- the LOC139919055 gene encoding uncharacterized protein LOC139919055 isoform X2, with protein sequence MPASKVIKPRPVETTTKLLEKSKPVKTKPANRAESELKVPAVRKSRAASCPRCPQSNRCEGVKQQSAASKARCERRARSTCTAPKPPGNCPKTSPTCPKTTSPTKHGAVTSKPGETQREQRTDRAKMQCANQSHKAFTVIPPNPKKRKEIQKKAEAELAALEELRLSRAMGYVSINPSSVGGCMSLEEVRLKQQQEMMQARRKQKQV